A genomic window from Vitis riparia cultivar Riparia Gloire de Montpellier isolate 1030 chromosome 16, EGFV_Vit.rip_1.0, whole genome shotgun sequence includes:
- the LOC117934169 gene encoding stilbene synthase 1, translating to MASVEEFRNAQRAKGPATILAIGTATPDHCIYQSDYADYYFRVTKSEHMTELKKKFNRICEKSMIKKRYIHLTEEMLEEHPNIGAYMAPSLNIRQEIITAEVPRLGRDAALKALKEWGQPKSKITHLVFCTTSGVEMPGADYKLANLLGLETSVRRVMLYHQGCYAGGTVLRTAKDLAENNAGARVLVVCSEITVVTFRGPSEDALDSLVGQALFGDGSSAVIVGSDPDVSIERPLFQLVSAAQTFIPNSAGAIAGNLREVGLTFHLWPNVPTLISENIEKCLTQAFDPLGISDWNSLFWIAHPGGPAILDAVEAKLNLEKKKLEATRHVLSEYGNMSSACVLFILDEMRKKSLKGEKATTGEGLDWGVLFGFGPGLTIETVVLHSIPTITN from the exons ATGGCTTCAGTTGAGGAATTTAGAAACGCTCAACGTGCCAAGGGTCCGGCCACTATCCTAGCCATTGGCACAGCTACTCCTGACCACTGTATCTACCAGTCTGATTATGCTGATTACTATTTCAGGGTCACTAAGAGCGAGCACATGACTGAGTTGAAGAAGAAGTTCAATCGCATAT GTGAGAAATCAATGATCAAGAAGCGTTACATTCACTTGACCGAAGAAATGCTTGAGGAGCACCCAAACATTGGTGCTTATATGGCTCCATCTCTTAACATACGCCAAGAGATTATCACTGCTGAGGTACCTAGACTTGGTAGGGATGCAGCATTGAAGGCTCTTAAAGAATGGGGCCAACCAAAGTCCAAGATCACCCATCTTGTATTTTGTACAACCTCTGGTGTAGAAATGCCCGGTGCGGATTACAAACTTGCTAATCTCTTAGGTCTTGAAACATCGGTTAGAAGGGTGATGTTGTACCATCAAGGGTGCTATGCAGGTGGAACTGTCCTTCGAACTGCTAAGGATCTTGCAGAAAATAATGCAGGAGCACGAGTTCTTGTGGTGTGCTCTGAGATCACTGTTGTTACATTCCGTGGGCCTTCTGAAGATGCTTTGGACTCTTTAGTTGGCCAAGCCCTTTTCGGTGATGGGTCTTCAGCTGTGATTGTTGGATCAGATCCAGATGTCTCGATTGAACGACCACTCTTCCAACTTGTTTCAGCAGCCCAAACATTTATTCCTAATTCAGCAGGAGCCATTGCCGGAAACTTACGTGAGGTGGGGCTCACCTTTCATTTGTGGCCCAATGTGCCTACTTTGATTTCCGAGAACATAGAGAAATGCTTGACCCAGGCTTTTGACCCACTTGGTATTAGTGATTGGAACTCGTTATTTTGGATTGCTCACCCAGGTGGCCCTGCAATTCTCGATGCAGTTGAAGCAAAACtcaatttagagaaaaagaaactcGAAGCAACTAGGCATGTGTTAAGTGAGTACGGTAACATGTCAAGTGCATGTgtgttgtttattttggatgagATGAGAAAGAAATCCCTAAAGGGGGAAAAAGCCACCACTGGTGAAGGATTGGATTGGGGAGTACTATTTGGTTTTGGGCCAGGCTTGACCATCGAAACTGTTGTGCTACATAGCATTCCTACGATTACAAATTAA